A genomic stretch from Psilocybe cubensis strain MGC-MH-2018 chromosome 1, whole genome shotgun sequence includes:
- a CDS encoding Acid phosphatase, producing the protein MAEHRPAPRLFVVRHGQTEWSQNGQTGRSDIPLTDVGVEQVKKMAPLLVGEGRLLDPKNICTAQVSPRQRAATTFHLLFDHTVEPDYVLTEEVREWDYGEYEGLKPAEIQKINPGWKIWNDGCPGGESVEDMQARVDGVIKKVRQYHKEYKEEGKHTRDVLIVAHGHFSRVLISRWINFPLCLGTHFNVEPGSVSILSYNHNSLDEPALNGLNLVASGA; encoded by the exons ATGGCTGAACATCGTCCAGCTCCCCGCTTGTTTGTCGTCAGACACG GCCAGACTGAGTGGTCTCAGAACGGGCAA ACAGGACGATCCGATATCCCTCTCACTGACGTCGGAGTTGAGCAAGTTAAGAAAATGGCACCCCTGTTAGTGGGTGAAGGAC GTCTTCTCGATCCAAAGAATATTTGCACGGCCCAAGTATCCCCTCGTCAAAGAGCTGCCACAACGTTTCATCTTCTCTTTGATCATACCGTTGAACCCGATTACGTCCTCACCGAAGAAGTCAGAGAGTGGGATTACG GCGAGTATGAAGGATTAAAACCCGCTGAAATCCAAAAAATCAACCCTGGGTGGAAGATTTGGAACGATGG TTGTCCTGGAGGAGAGTCGGTAGAGGATATGCAAGCCCGAGTCGATGGTGTTATTAAAAAA GTGCGCCAGTATCACAAGGAATATAAGGAAGAAGGTAAACACACGCGAGATGTTCTTATTGTCGCACATGGGCATTTCAGCCGCGTCCTCATATCTCGGTGGATTAATTTTCCACTATGCCTCG GAACTCATTTCAATGTTGAACCTGGATCT GTATCCATCTTAAGCTATAATCATAACTCCCTCGATGAGCCGGCGCTCAATGGACTCAATCTTGTGGCATCCGGTGCCTAA
- a CDS encoding Vacuolar protein sorting-associated protein 18-like protein (Vacuolar protein sorting-associated protein 18 homolog) has protein sequence MFDDYVEHAVGDHSAHVESAAPLPKLQYEGFEPLPYEPDDARASIEDGRDVVSEANAPVAPVFELGRVQYAFPAPLVSFVVSSDMLAMGLVSNTIVLIELSRADQVVKVQIPRKPTEMLIYKLFMDPSGKHIIITSEQAENWYLHRSWKKPRQLKGFKMVIESIAWNKAALLSSTHSTSTREILIGARSGTIFEAVLDAEEDFFKSHERYLQPVFSLPERHSITGIRFDYFPSDPKQALVLVTTPTRIYQFSGTVDKKADDAGRVFSSLFAAYRETAPINPDQAMSLPKKMAWMTGPGIYHGTLNFETEPEDHIDAAALLPYPTFPMNENSETPLSLSLTEFHFLLLYQDKVVGICNLDDTITYEESLPLKPNEVVLGLSADPVRRTYWVYTNQSLFELVIGNEDRDVWKIYLEKGQFEIALRYAKTARQRDQILFAQANHLFLNAQYFPAAQCYAHCSATFEEVALKFLDVGERDSLRSYLISRLERTRKTDLTQRMILATWLVEFYLSKCNELDDIVASESISQDVNNLQAERLIVEEDLRQFFETYKNNLDKDTVYELIQGHGRTDMYIFYATTIGDFERVIEHYVMEEEWVKAIEVISRQSNLELYYRFGPTLMHQVPKETVDSWLRQPSLNPLRLVPSILQLQHSLRDPLSPNHAIRYLNHIIFDQNNTSPTIHNLLITFYASPPSYTPSDDDGPLLRFLSTAPSDPITGKPYYDLDYALRLCKLSGRTQPCVHIYSKMGLWENSVDLALEKGDLELAKINADMPEDDPSLRKKLWLKIARYVVQDKKDIKSAMRFLENADLLKIEDILPFFPDFVVIDDFKEEIAHALEGYSAQIDALKAEMDEATQTAESIKQDIAALKNRFITIDANEKCSNCSNLLLSRQFYVFPCHHTFHADCLIGLAKEYLPPHALRRIITLQNELMKDSPRTRGNVSKPSLMLTQPPNGRQPMTQRTLLSANFGPIVSPLQNGAKAANMLGRSVMSAGDRLRDLIIPDALATLVSSPNWLPGIGGSNRLASEENTPSHKKLESIRVELEELLSSSCPLCEGVVAGLDKPFIAEGELGSSWTL, from the exons ATGTTTGACGACT ATGTCGAACATGCTGTCGGAGACCATTCTGCTCATGTAGAGTCTGCTGCTCCATTGCCTAAACTCCAGTATGAAGGATTCGAACCTTTGCCTTATGAACCTGATGATGCGCGCGCCAGCATAGAAGACGGTCGG GATGTCGTATCAGAAGCTAACGCGCCCGTTGCCCCTGTTTTTGAACTGGGCAGAGTTCAATACGCTTTCCCCGCCCCGCTTGTCTCATTTGTTGTCAGCTCTGACATGCTCGCTATGGGACTTGTATCGAATACCATTGTTCTAATTGAATTGTCCCGAGCAGATCAAGTAGTCAAGGTTCAAATTCCTAGGAAACCCACTGAAATGCTAATCTACAAGCTTTTCATGGATCCATCTGGCAAACATATAATCATAACCTCAGAGCAAGCGGAGAACTGGTACCTTCATCGTTCATGGAAAAAGCCACGACAGTTGAAAGGTTTCAAGATGGTTATTGAAAGCATTGCTTGGAATAAAGCAGCACTTCTATCCTCGACTCACTCCACCTCAACCAGAGAAATCTTGATTGGCGCCAGAAGTGGAACGATATTTGAGGCTGTactggatgcagaagaagactTCTTCAAATCTCATGAACGCTATTTACAACCTGTATTCTCCCTCCCAGAACGACACTCAATCACTGGGATCAGATTTGATTATTTCCCTTCCGATCCTAAGCAAGCCCTTGTTCTTGTGACAACACCAACACGTATATACCAATTCTCTGGTACGGTTGATAAGAAGGCAGATGATGCGGGGAGAGTGTTTAGTAGTTTGTTTGCAGCGTATCGCGAAACAGCGCCAA TAAATCCCGATCAAGCCATGTCTCTTCCTAAAAAGATGGCCTGGATGACTG GACCTGGGATATACCATGGGACACTGAACTTTGAGACTGAGCCTGAAGACCACATAGATGCCGCTGCTCTTCTACCCTATCCTACATTCCCAATGAATGAAAACTCGGAAACCCCACTCTCTTTGAGCCTAACggaatttcattttcttctaCTTTATCAGGATAAAGTAGTAGGTATCTGCAATCTCGACGATACAATAACATACGAAGAGTCGCTACCGTTG AAGCCGAATGAGGTGGTTCTAGGACTTTCGGCCGACCCAGTCCGCAGAACTTATTGGGTTTATACAAACCAATCATTGTTTGAACTCGTTATTGGAAATGAAGATCGGGACGTGTGGAAAATATACCTTGAGAAAGGGCAGTTCGAAATCGCCCTTCGATACGCCAAA ACTGCCCGCCAACGAGATCAAATCCTATTTGCTCAGGCCAATCATCTATTTTTGAATGCTCAATATTTTCCAGCTGCACAATGTTATGCACATTGTTCTGCCACATTTGAAGAAGTTGCGTTGAAGTTTTTGGATGTAGGAGAGCGCGATTCCTTGCGGTCGTATCTGATATCAAGGCTGGAACGCACACGGAAGACT GATTTGACGCAACGGATGATACTTGCTACCTGGCTAGTTGAATTTTATCTCAGCAAATGCAATGAGTTGGATGATATCGTTGCATCCGAATCGATATCGCAGGATGTGAACAACCTACAAGCTGAAAGGCTAATTGTAGAAGAAGATTTGCGACAATTTTTCGAGACGTACAAG AACAATCTTGACAAAGATACAGTGTATGAATTGATACAGGGTCATGGCCGCACCGATATGTATATATTTTATGCCACCACAATCGGAGATTTCGAGCGTGTCATCGAGCATTATGTCATGGAAGAAGAGTGGGTGAAAGCGATTGAAGTTATCAGCCGCCAG TCCAATCTTGAACTTTATTATCGCTTCGGCCCTACGCTCATGCACCAAGTCCCCAAAGAGACTGTTGACTCATGGCTTCGTCAACCTTCTCTAAACCCTCTACGTTTGGTACCATCCATCCTTCAGCTTCAACACTCACTTCGAGATCCGCTATCACCGAATCATGCCATCCGATATTTGAACCATATTATTTTTGACCAGAACAACACTTCCCCGACAATACATAACCTTTTGATCACCTTTTATGCCTCCCCTCCTTCCTATACACCGTCAGACGACGATGGTCCATTACTCCGCTTCCTTTCTACTGCTCCATCGGATCCGATAACTGGGAAACCTTATTATGATCTAGACTATGCTCTTCGATTATGCAAGCTCTCTGGGCGAACGCAACCTTGTGTTCATATCTACTCTAAAATGGGTCTTTGGGAAAATAGTGTTGATCTGGCGTTAGAAAAAGGAGATCTGGAGCTTGCCAAAATCAATGCCGATATGCCTGAAGATGACCCATCTCTGAGGAAGAAGCTGTGGTTGAAAATAGCGCGATATGTAGTCCAAGACAAGAAGGACATCAAATC TGCAATGCGTTTTCTTGAAAATGCGGATTTGTTAAAGATAGAAGATATTTTGCCTTTCTTCCCTGATTTCGTAGTCATCGACGATTTCAAAGAAGAGATTGCCCATGCTTTGGAAGGGTATTCTGCTCAGATCGACGCGCTCAAGGCTGAAATGGATGAGGCTACACAGACAGCAGAATCGATCAAGCAAGACATAGCAGCCCTAAAAAATCGGTTTATCACGATTGATGCAAATGAGAAGTGTTCGAATTGTTCCAACCTCCTCTTGTCCCGTCAATTTTACGTGTTCCCCTGTCATCACACTTTCCATGCGGATTGCTTGATTGGTCTT gccaaggaatacttacCCCCTCATGCCTTGCGACGAATCATTACCCTGCAAAATGAACTGATGAAAGACAGTCCCAGGACGAGGGGAAATGTCAGCAAACCATCCCTGATGTTAACACAACCTCCAAATGGACGCCAACCAATGACACAACGAACATTACTTTCCGCTAACTTTGGGCCGATTGTAAGCCCACTACAAAATGGGGCGAAGGCCGCAAACATGTTGGGCCGCAGTGTAATGTCGGCAGGAGATAGACTAAGAGACCTCATCATACCCGACGCACTTGCTACCTTGGTATCGTCGCCTAATTGGTTGCCTGGCATCGGAGGAAGTAATCGGTTGGCGAGTGAAGAGAACACGCCAAGCCATAAGAAATTGGAAAGCATAAGGGTAGAACTGGAAGAGCTGCTTTCCAGTAGCTGTCCATTGTGTGAAGGCGTAGTTGCTGGGCTGGACAAACCTTTTATAGCAGAGGGCGAATTGGGCTCGTCTTGGACGTTGTAG
- a CDS encoding Mitochondrial DNA replication protein yhm2 — protein sequence MGVSSEPGQKGVNWSNIAVGGIMNMVTTLGQPLEVLKTQMAANRSQSMWNACKTVWGRGGVAGFYQGLIPWAWIEASTKGAVLVFAASEVETAALAAGINPGFAGLLGGMTGGVAQAYATMGFTTCMKTAEITRAKTAATGVKPPSTWAVFADIYRREGLAGVNKGVNAVAVRQCTNWGSRMGFARLAEDSIRKIRGKGESEKLGAVDKIVASSIGGALATWNQPIEVIRVEMQSMAKGTANSNRPAKLTILNTLSFIYKENGIKGLYRGVTPRIGLGIWQTICMVSFADYVKAWVKKQ from the exons ATGGGCGTTTCTTCAGAACCAGGTCAAAAGGGCGTCAATTGGTCCAACATTGCTGTTG GTGGCATTATGAACATG GTCACCACACTTGGTCAACCTCTTGAGGTTCTGAAAACCCAAATGGCTGCAAATCGGTCCCAATCTATGTGGAATGCCTGTAAAACAGTTTGGGGGCGCGGGGGAGTTGCTGGGTTCTACCAAGGTCTTATCCCTTGG GCTTGGATTGAAGCTTCAACAAAAGGCGCCGTCTTAGTTTTTGCGGCTTCTGAAGTGGAAACAGCGGCTTTGGCTGCTGGCATTAACCCTGGATTTGCCGGGTTGTTGGGAGGAATGACTGGAGGTGTTGCACAGGCTTACGCGACTATGG GCTTCACAACATGCATGAAGACTGCTGAAATCACCCGTGCCAAAACCGCCGCTACCGGTGTCAAACCCCCTTCGACCTGGGCAGTCTTTGCCGACATTTACCGTCGCGAGGGTTTGGCCGGCGTTAACAAGGGTGTGAATGCTGTCGCTGTCCGCCAATGCACGAACTGGGGTTCTCG TATGGGTTTTGCTCGCCTTGCAGAAGATTCCATCCGTAAAATTCGAGGCAAGGGTGAGTCGGAAAAACTCGGCGCCGTCGACAAAATTGTTGCCTCCTCAATTGGTGGTGCTCTGGCCACATGGAATCAACCAATCGAAGTCATTCGTGTCGAG ATGCAAAGTATGGCCAAGGGTACCGCTAACTCTAATCGACCCGCGAAACTCACCATTCTCAACACGCTGAGCTTCATCTACAAGGAAAATGGCATCAAAGGCTTGTACCGTGGTGTTACCCCCCGAATTGGTCTAGGTATCTGGCAAACAATCTGCATGGTGTCCTTTGCGGACTATGTTAAGGCTTG GGTGAAGAAACAGTAG